One Pyrofollis japonicus DNA window includes the following coding sequences:
- the tes gene encoding tetraether lipid synthase Tes, with amino-acid sequence MTVPYQKERASNPLADDTVMEAPGEYDPKTKTIVIAEKRIKIGGPIPKLKDGEKFVAYTTSICPYCLRLLPAIIFEKDNKIYIRKVCPEHGEIEELYFGDARTYYRFFKYEEEGVGVKPYVQLKAPCPFNCGLCPLHKNHTALANLVVTNRCDLSCWYCFFYAEKMGYVYEPTLDQIRAMIRQYKKQGVSMAVQITGGEPTLREDLPEIIKLLKEEGVTHIQLNTHGITFARLWFEKSPEEAVRYARTLREAGVNTVYMSFDGVTPRANPKNHWEVPYTLEVFRKAGMTSVVLVPTVIKGINDQELGAIVKFAAKHIDVVRGVNFQPVSLTGRMKKDERRKYRVTIPDVLRWVEEQTDGQIPMDAWFPIPVAAKFAYFLEAVSGELKVCMGNHPACGSATYVFVERGADGLPKKFIPITEFFDVEGFIEYMDQKTAELRKDSESFGSKFRKTIRLATIVKDLPKFTIKEKIPKDLNITKLLVNVFIKRNYEALGELHYRLLFLGNMHFMDQYNYDVERVMRCNIHYLMPDGRIVPFCAYNVLNDLYRDYVIKKYGIPLEEYKKKYGGKGIGPDVKYVRNIKLLKSTPIYYEAYRGIVPDEILFGKKDEAK; translated from the coding sequence ATGACAGTCCCATACCAGAAAGAGAGAGCAAGCAATCCATTAGCCGACGATACCGTTATGGAGGCTCCTGGAGAATATGATCCAAAAACAAAGACCATAGTAATAGCCGAGAAGAGGATAAAGATAGGCGGACCAATACCAAAGCTTAAAGACGGCGAAAAATTCGTAGCATATACAACCAGCATTTGTCCGTATTGTTTGAGACTCCTTCCAGCAATAATATTTGAGAAAGACAACAAGATATACATCAGAAAAGTATGCCCAGAACACGGAGAGATAGAAGAACTTTACTTTGGCGATGCAAGGACCTATTATAGGTTCTTCAAGTATGAAGAAGAAGGTGTCGGGGTAAAGCCATACGTACAGCTAAAAGCACCATGCCCATTTAACTGCGGCCTATGCCCACTACATAAGAATCACACGGCGCTAGCAAACCTTGTCGTAACTAATCGCTGTGATCTCTCATGCTGGTACTGCTTCTTCTATGCAGAAAAGATGGGCTACGTTTATGAACCCACGCTTGACCAGATAAGGGCAATGATTCGCCAGTACAAGAAGCAGGGCGTGTCTATGGCTGTACAGATAACGGGCGGTGAGCCAACACTTCGAGAAGACTTACCAGAGATAATAAAGCTCCTTAAGGAGGAGGGCGTAACTCACATCCAGCTAAACACGCATGGAATAACTTTTGCAAGGCTATGGTTTGAGAAGAGCCCTGAAGAGGCAGTTAGATATGCGCGTACTCTTAGAGAAGCAGGAGTAAATACTGTCTATATGAGCTTTGACGGTGTAACACCAAGAGCGAATCCAAAGAACCATTGGGAGGTCCCATACACGCTTGAAGTTTTCCGCAAGGCTGGAATGACCAGCGTCGTACTAGTTCCAACAGTCATTAAGGGTATAAATGACCAAGAGCTTGGAGCTATAGTAAAGTTTGCCGCAAAGCACATAGATGTTGTACGCGGCGTTAACTTCCAGCCTGTAAGCCTTACAGGAAGAATGAAGAAAGATGAGAGAAGAAAGTACAGAGTAACCATACCCGACGTCCTACGCTGGGTCGAAGAACAAACCGATGGACAAATACCTATGGATGCCTGGTTCCCTATACCGGTTGCAGCAAAATTTGCTTACTTCCTTGAAGCTGTAAGTGGCGAACTAAAAGTATGCATGGGCAACCACCCTGCTTGCGGCTCCGCGACATATGTATTCGTCGAACGCGGCGCCGACGGCCTACCCAAGAAATTCATACCCATTACAGAGTTCTTCGACGTAGAGGGCTTCATAGAATATATGGACCAGAAGACTGCTGAGCTACGCAAGGACTCGGAAAGCTTCGGCTCCAAGTTTAGGAAGACGATAAGACTCGCAACAATAGTAAAGGACTTGCCCAAGTTCACTATAAAAGAGAAAATACCAAAAGACCTCAATATAACAAAGCTGCTAGTCAATGTATTCATTAAGAGGAACTACGAAGCGTTAGGCGAGCTTCACTATAGACTGCTCTTCCTAGGAAACATGCACTTCATGGATCAATACAACTATGACGTTGAGAGAGTAATGAGGTGTAATATACACTACCTAATGCCTGATGGAAGAATCGTGCCATTCTGTGCCTACAACGTATTGAACGACCTCTATAGAGACTACGTGATAAAGAAGTACGGTATACCTCTAGAGGAATACAAGAAAAAGTATGGAGGCAAAGGCATAGGGCCTGATGTGAAGTATGTGCGCAACATTAAGCTACTAAAGAGTACACCAATATACTACGAGGCATATAGAGGCATCGTTCCCGACGAAATACTGTTTGGCAAGAAAGATGAAGCAAAATAA
- a CDS encoding radical SAM protein yields MFLFERFVPEKIWRRLRPDAIYIWDNDEVRKRLKWYYLVMIDRVPAKFLLAKIAESPERKIDSFDLEQLLDLRRRMVKEHRLLVNAASREKYLLEDFEKDYKGWKGVVSLLDVDIQIVKKLFNPCRLCERRCLIDRSKRIGACRLDHRTYVHSWFHHLGEEAPLVPSGTIFYGGCNFTCVYCQNYDISQKYPRSGEVVTPRRLAEIQYQLRIMGARNINHVGGEPTPSLHTIIESFKFLDINVPQIWNSNMYMTLEVTEVLTDVIDLWLPDFKYGNNKCALRLSAVPRYFEVVSRNHIIASRDGDMIIRHLVLPGHVECCSKRIIRWIAENLPKDKVLVNIMDQYRPENLVAQYPRRWPELSRPVYREEVEEVMALADKLGIVYEPVSR; encoded by the coding sequence ATGTTTCTTTTTGAAAGATTTGTGCCGGAGAAGATTTGGCGCCGTCTAAGGCCTGACGCTATCTACATTTGGGATAACGATGAAGTACGCAAAAGGCTTAAATGGTACTATCTTGTCATGATTGATAGAGTCCCGGCAAAGTTTCTCTTGGCAAAGATTGCTGAGAGCCCAGAGAGGAAAATAGATTCCTTTGACCTAGAACAATTACTTGACTTACGCCGGAGGATGGTAAAGGAACATAGGTTGCTAGTTAATGCAGCTAGTCGTGAAAAGTACCTACTTGAGGATTTTGAGAAAGACTATAAGGGCTGGAAGGGCGTTGTTTCTCTCCTTGACGTTGATATACAGATTGTTAAAAAGCTCTTCAATCCTTGTAGGCTATGTGAACGACGGTGCTTAATTGATAGGAGCAAACGTATTGGAGCCTGCCGGCTAGATCACCGCACATATGTGCATAGCTGGTTCCATCACTTGGGTGAGGAGGCGCCGCTCGTTCCTAGCGGAACAATATTTTATGGGGGCTGCAACTTTACATGTGTATATTGTCAGAACTATGATATTAGTCAAAAATACCCTAGAAGCGGTGAAGTAGTTACGCCCAGAAGGCTGGCAGAAATACAATACCAGTTACGAATTATGGGAGCCAGAAACATTAACCATGTAGGCGGCGAGCCCACACCTAGCCTTCACACAATAATAGAGTCATTCAAATTCTTAGATATAAATGTGCCGCAAATATGGAACAGCAACATGTATATGACCTTAGAGGTAACAGAGGTATTAACAGACGTAATCGATCTTTGGCTGCCTGATTTCAAATATGGTAACAATAAGTGTGCTTTGCGTTTGTCGGCCGTACCACGCTATTTTGAAGTCGTGTCTAGGAATCACATCATAGCATCAAGGGATGGAGACATGATTATACGTCATCTTGTGCTCCCAGGCCACGTAGAGTGCTGTAGCAAAAGGATAATAAGATGGATAGCAGAGAACCTTCCTAAGGACAAGGTGCTTGTAAACATAATGGATCAATATAGGCCAGAGAACCTGGTAGCCCAATATCCTAGGCGCTGGCCGGAACTCTCGAGGCCTGTTTACAGAGAAGAGGTAGAAGAGGTAATGGCACTTGCAGACAAACTAGGCATAGTATATGAGCCGGTGAGCAGATAG
- the serS gene encoding serine--tRNA ligase, with protein MPWSILTYLRNNPEILKESLRKRGMDESLVDKARQLDEEWRKLKRMVDEIRHQHNLITRSIAKAKDDKERRKLIEEAKKLLRTREELEQKLKIIEEERQRILLSLPNIVHESVPVGFSDDENVPIRFWGKPRVYREYLDKFKEQTEKWGFKVDYELIDWKPVGHADMLEYVLRLGDTQKAAEVAGSRFYYLFDDIVWLDFALLLYAIDRLTAKGYKLVLPPYMLRHRIMMGVVDLETFKDAIYKIEDEDLYLIATAEHPLAALYYNEEIMEDELPIKLVGISPCFRKEAGAGNRDLKGIFRVHQFHKVEQYVFAKPEESWDIHEELIRNAEELFQGLGLPYRVVNVVSGELGAPAAKKYDLEAWMPAQGKYREMVSASNTTDWQSYRLNIRLVRRKGMEREYVHTLNSTAIASTRTITAILENFQEPDGAVTIPKVLRKYLEPFEKAPKEAIYPAERRK; from the coding sequence TTGCCATGGAGCATCTTGACCTATCTTCGCAATAATCCAGAGATTTTAAAGGAAAGCCTTAGAAAGCGTGGAATGGATGAGAGCTTAGTTGATAAGGCACGCCAGCTTGACGAAGAGTGGAGAAAGCTTAAAAGAATGGTTGACGAAATTAGGCACCAGCACAACTTAATCACAAGGAGCATAGCCAAGGCGAAAGACGATAAGGAAAGGAGGAAGCTAATAGAGGAAGCTAAGAAGCTCCTACGTACCCGAGAAGAGCTTGAACAGAAGCTTAAGATTATTGAGGAAGAAAGGCAGCGCATACTGCTCTCATTGCCTAACATAGTTCACGAATCAGTTCCCGTCGGTTTCTCAGACGACGAGAATGTTCCAATACGATTCTGGGGCAAACCACGTGTATATAGAGAGTACTTGGACAAGTTTAAAGAACAAACCGAGAAGTGGGGATTCAAGGTAGACTACGAACTCATAGACTGGAAGCCAGTTGGCCATGCCGACATGCTAGAGTACGTTCTTAGACTCGGCGATACCCAGAAGGCAGCCGAAGTTGCAGGATCTCGTTTCTACTACCTATTTGACGACATCGTTTGGCTAGACTTCGCGCTACTACTATATGCTATTGATAGGCTAACTGCAAAGGGGTATAAGCTCGTACTGCCTCCATACATGCTTCGTCACAGGATAATGATGGGGGTAGTTGACCTAGAAACCTTTAAGGACGCTATCTACAAGATCGAAGACGAAGATCTATACCTTATAGCTACAGCCGAGCACCCGTTAGCAGCACTATACTACAATGAGGAGATAATGGAAGACGAGCTTCCAATAAAGCTGGTCGGTATAAGCCCATGCTTTAGGAAGGAGGCAGGAGCCGGTAACCGCGACCTTAAGGGAATCTTCCGCGTCCACCAGTTCCATAAGGTTGAGCAATACGTCTTTGCAAAACCGGAGGAGAGCTGGGATATTCACGAAGAACTGATACGCAACGCTGAGGAGCTCTTCCAGGGCCTAGGTCTGCCTTACCGGGTCGTAAACGTTGTATCCGGAGAACTAGGCGCTCCAGCGGCAAAGAAATATGATCTTGAAGCATGGATGCCTGCCCAGGGCAAGTATAGGGAAATGGTCAGTGCAAGCAATACAACTGACTGGCAAAGCTACAGACTGAACATAAGGCTTGTTCGCAGAAAAGGGATGGAGAGAGAGTATGTCCATACACTTAATTCTACAGCAATAGCATCTACTAGAACTATTACTGCAATTCTGGAGAACTTCCAGGAACCAGACGGTGCAGTTACGATACCGAAAGTTCTTAGGAAATATCTTGAACCGTTTGAGAAGGCTCCGAAGGAAGCCATATACCCTGCTGAACGTAGAAAGTAG
- a CDS encoding metal-sulfur cluster assembly factor, producing MSKEVAKKKLDPEEVKKKVIEALRNVYDPEIPVNIYDLGLVYDIKIEDGKIKVRLGLTAPGCPVSGQIAFMAEEAIRQAVPEAEDVEIELDLETPWDPRRVTPEGRQQLKELFGYDVVEEWIKRYEEMYGSQEA from the coding sequence ATGAGCAAAGAAGTTGCTAAGAAGAAGCTCGACCCCGAGGAAGTAAAAAAGAAGGTCATAGAAGCGCTAAGAAATGTGTATGACCCAGAAATTCCCGTGAACATATACGATTTAGGCCTTGTCTACGACATAAAGATAGAAGATGGCAAGATAAAGGTTAGGCTTGGATTAACTGCACCAGGATGCCCAGTATCAGGCCAAATAGCATTTATGGCTGAAGAAGCTATCCGCCAAGCGGTTCCGGAAGCCGAAGATGTTGAAATTGAGCTGGATCTCGAAACCCCCTGGGATCCTAGAAGAGTTACTCCCGAGGGAAGGCAGCAGCTTAAAGAACTATTTGGCTACGACGTCGTGGAAGAATGGATAAAACGCTATGAAGAAATGTACGGCTCACAGGAAGCATAG
- a CDS encoding radical SAM protein — protein MARFKRVLILDGYTDEPAGFGVPPYLDVYPRYIAGAIWSVDKTVSIRYMTVDQARRNIHNFLKQANTYDLLVVIAGAIVPGKYLGGEPITLQELQTWFRLIDRPFKVLAGAAARWGIGNIGGTVAALPRTVKENFDVIVAGEPEAYIYELFRFGEEKAHPWSIIDDENLAPLAEFSRLGARIVTQHPNYGYNLIAEIETYRGCPRWISGGCSFCATKLYGRPRQRKVEDVVKEVEALYKAGVRHFRIGRQADIMTYGSNELAEKEWPRPNPEAIRRLFYGIRVVAPGLQTLHIDNVNPGTIVRYEEESIEILKIIIQYHTPGDVAALGIETADPRVVKANNLKTYPEESLRAIEIINKYGNRPGYNGLPELLPGINFVLGLIGETKETYRLNEEFLRRIYEKGLNVRRINVRKVLILPNTVLAKYGTKIIEKHLKSAKRFERQALNYSRLFLERLVPRGTILRYLYVEKYDPQLKVTFARQAGSYPLVVEIPCKIEVKAVIDVYIYAHSSRSVRGLPIPLNPNNTPLSILTRIVGPEVARKIISQRPFKSDIELRKIIGTTGHKGLLSIKGHTCVFS, from the coding sequence TTGGCACGTTTCAAGAGAGTTCTAATACTTGATGGCTATACTGACGAACCTGCTGGTTTTGGGGTACCTCCTTACCTAGACGTGTATCCAAGGTACATAGCTGGGGCTATATGGAGCGTGGATAAGACTGTCAGTATTCGCTACATGACCGTAGACCAGGCGAGAAGAAATATACACAACTTCCTCAAACAAGCAAACACATATGATCTTCTAGTCGTAATAGCAGGCGCAATTGTCCCCGGAAAATACCTCGGAGGAGAACCCATAACTCTTCAGGAACTCCAGACGTGGTTTCGCCTTATAGATAGGCCGTTCAAGGTACTTGCTGGCGCCGCCGCTAGATGGGGGATAGGCAACATCGGAGGAACGGTAGCTGCATTACCAAGGACTGTCAAGGAGAATTTCGACGTAATAGTTGCTGGTGAGCCAGAGGCGTACATTTACGAATTATTCAGATTCGGTGAAGAAAAAGCACACCCCTGGAGCATAATCGATGACGAGAACCTTGCCCCTCTTGCAGAATTTTCGCGACTAGGCGCCAGAATAGTGACCCAACACCCCAATTACGGCTATAACCTTATAGCGGAAATAGAAACCTATCGGGGATGCCCGCGTTGGATAAGTGGAGGATGCAGCTTCTGCGCAACCAAGCTATACGGAAGACCACGCCAACGGAAAGTAGAGGACGTAGTTAAGGAGGTTGAGGCGCTCTATAAGGCTGGCGTACGACATTTCCGTATAGGCAGACAAGCAGACATAATGACTTATGGTAGCAATGAACTCGCGGAAAAGGAGTGGCCCCGCCCCAATCCGGAGGCCATTAGAAGGCTGTTTTATGGAATAAGAGTTGTTGCGCCAGGTCTTCAAACGCTCCACATAGATAACGTGAATCCTGGCACAATTGTTAGATACGAGGAGGAAAGCATCGAAATCTTAAAGATAATCATTCAGTACCATACGCCTGGCGACGTGGCTGCACTAGGCATTGAAACAGCTGATCCACGAGTTGTTAAGGCGAATAATCTGAAAACTTACCCGGAAGAATCGCTTAGAGCAATAGAAATAATAAACAAATATGGCAATAGGCCTGGCTATAACGGCCTACCTGAGCTCCTTCCGGGAATAAACTTTGTACTAGGCCTTATAGGGGAGACGAAGGAAACTTATCGACTTAATGAGGAATTCCTCAGGAGGATCTACGAGAAAGGCCTCAATGTACGCCGCATAAACGTGAGAAAAGTACTCATTCTACCCAATACTGTTCTTGCAAAATATGGTACAAAAATTATCGAAAAACATCTAAAGTCGGCAAAAAGGTTTGAGCGACAAGCGCTCAATTATTCGCGGCTCTTTCTTGAACGTTTGGTTCCACGGGGCACGATACTAAGATACCTCTACGTTGAAAAATATGATCCCCAGCTAAAGGTTACCTTTGCTAGACAAGCTGGGAGCTATCCATTAGTCGTAGAAATACCATGCAAAATCGAGGTAAAGGCCGTTATAGATGTCTATATTTACGCCCATTCATCTAGAAGTGTGAGGGGACTACCCATACCACTTAATCCAAACAATACACCACTATCTATTCTCACTAGGATAGTCGGCCCCGAAGTAGCTAGGAAGATAATATCGCAGAGGCCCTTCAAGTCCGACATTGAGCTCAGAAAGATAATTGGCACTACTGGCCACAAAGGACTTCTAAGCATAAAAGGACATACATGTGTGTTTTCTTAA
- a CDS encoding nicotinamide mononucleotide deamidase-related protein: MYRPRAWIVTIGYELLIGRIVNTNAAHIAKELTLRGAIVDRIVTIGDSIDDIVSTIREALQRADIIVTTGGLGPTDDDKTLEAIAAATNRPLVLNSEALEMINKFYSQRGLPLTPERLKMAYLPAGSTPIPNKVGAAPGMLLHHDTTFIIALPGVPREMEEMLPLALDKIRFIFPKICVIEKGTEIKGIPESTLAPLLRRASKKCLDCYVKSHPKGHELREPIIDVKVLAFGNTCEEAEKKANTVLAELSKLIGEHGRSQ; the protein is encoded by the coding sequence ATGTACAGGCCTCGTGCATGGATAGTTACGATCGGCTATGAGCTACTTATTGGCAGAATAGTTAATACTAATGCGGCACACATAGCCAAGGAGCTCACCCTTAGGGGCGCAATAGTTGATAGAATAGTCACTATCGGCGACTCTATAGACGACATAGTATCTACCATAAGAGAGGCGCTGCAACGAGCAGACATAATAGTAACAACAGGAGGGTTAGGCCCAACCGACGACGATAAGACTCTCGAAGCAATAGCTGCTGCAACAAATAGGCCTTTAGTACTCAATAGCGAGGCCCTAGAAATGATCAATAAGTTTTACTCGCAACGAGGCTTACCACTTACTCCCGAACGTCTAAAGATGGCTTATCTGCCTGCTGGCTCAACCCCTATACCGAATAAAGTTGGAGCTGCACCGGGTATGTTACTCCACCACGATACTACATTCATAATAGCATTGCCGGGAGTTCCAAGAGAAATGGAAGAAATGCTGCCCTTAGCCCTGGATAAAATACGATTCATTTTTCCAAAAATCTGCGTCATAGAAAAGGGAACCGAGATCAAAGGTATACCCGAATCAACGCTTGCTCCTCTTCTACGAAGAGCTTCAAAGAAATGCCTAGACTGCTATGTCAAGAGCCATCCGAAGGGCCACGAACTGAGAGAACCCATTATTGATGTAAAGGTGCTAGCCTTTGGCAATACATGTGAGGAAGCAGAAAAGAAAGCTAATACTGTTTTGGCTGAGCTTAGCAAGCTTATAGGAGAACACGGGAGGTCACAATGA
- the glyA gene encoding serine hydroxymethyltransferase: protein MTTPFWDKAFSLIPPEAREVLELTQRHNIWRKKETINLIASENAMSPLALAAYISDMMHRYAEGKPFKRYYQGTKYVDEVETRVMKLMGDILGGAFVDPRPVSGTIANASVFRVLGECGSKAVIAPVQAGAHVSHTKFGTLGALCIEHIEMPYDAENLNVDVDKAVKLIESVKPSFAVLGGSVYLFPHPVKEIAEAIHSVGGKLVYDAAHVLGLIVGKRWRNPLDHGADVLTASTHKTFPGPQGGIIATRDEQLYKRISRAVFPYFVSNHHLHRLPALAITAIEMKYFGEAYADQVVRNARALAEALAAEGFKVLGEHLGYTRSHQVVLDVRAQGGGAKAAVLLEQANIIVNKNLLPYDPPDAIKDPSGLRLGVQEMTRYGMKEDNMKDIARFMKRVLIDKEDPAKIAKEVTEYRKEFLEVKYCFDINPISDGKLYLLW from the coding sequence TTGACTACTCCTTTTTGGGACAAGGCTTTCTCCCTAATTCCTCCCGAGGCAAGAGAGGTACTAGAGCTAACACAACGCCATAATATATGGCGCAAGAAGGAAACTATTAACCTGATTGCCAGCGAGAACGCCATGAGCCCTCTAGCCCTTGCAGCATACATCAGCGACATGATGCACAGATATGCTGAAGGAAAACCCTTCAAAAGATACTACCAAGGAACAAAGTATGTTGACGAAGTTGAAACACGCGTAATGAAGCTCATGGGCGACATTCTCGGAGGAGCCTTCGTAGATCCGAGACCAGTGAGCGGAACCATTGCTAATGCCTCAGTGTTTAGAGTGCTAGGCGAATGTGGGTCAAAGGCAGTCATCGCGCCCGTGCAAGCAGGCGCGCATGTGAGCCATACAAAGTTCGGCACACTTGGAGCCCTGTGTATAGAGCATATAGAGATGCCATATGATGCTGAGAACCTCAATGTTGACGTGGATAAGGCGGTTAAGCTAATAGAGAGTGTCAAGCCATCATTCGCGGTGCTAGGAGGGAGTGTCTATCTTTTCCCGCACCCGGTTAAAGAAATTGCAGAAGCTATCCACTCTGTAGGTGGCAAGCTCGTATATGATGCTGCTCATGTCCTAGGACTAATAGTTGGAAAACGATGGCGAAATCCTCTCGACCACGGTGCAGATGTTCTAACAGCTTCAACTCACAAAACATTTCCTGGGCCTCAGGGCGGCATAATTGCTACGAGAGATGAACAGCTCTATAAGAGGATATCAAGGGCTGTCTTCCCCTACTTTGTAAGTAATCATCACCTTCACCGTCTACCCGCCTTAGCTATAACAGCTATAGAGATGAAATACTTTGGAGAAGCATATGCGGACCAGGTAGTACGTAATGCAAGAGCATTAGCAGAGGCACTGGCTGCTGAGGGGTTCAAGGTTCTCGGCGAGCACCTTGGCTATACAAGAAGCCACCAGGTAGTACTCGATGTCCGAGCACAGGGTGGAGGCGCAAAGGCTGCAGTTTTGCTTGAACAAGCAAACATCATTGTAAACAAGAATCTACTGCCATACGATCCGCCAGACGCTATAAAGGATCCGAGTGGCCTCCGCCTCGGTGTACAAGAAATGACAAGGTACGGAATGAAGGAGGACAATATGAAGGATATAGCACGCTTCATGAAGAGGGTACTGATAGATAAAGAGGATCCTGCGAAAATAGCAAAGGAGGTTACCGAGTATAGGAAGGAGTTCCTTGAGGTAAAGTACTGCTTTGATATCAACCCGATAAGCGATGGTAAATTATACTTGCTCTGGTAA
- a CDS encoding Rossmann-fold NAD(P)-binding domain-containing protein, with amino-acid sequence MSASLGSINVSTHDVGTHIEIEIGAAVDVEIIVYGGLDPLTDELVENAKKASEKLFKEYGIDAIVIPRTVYWDIFTQYIPASDTLPLLVINGREVARGRSLAVEEIVDIALEMLGIKEREKALPFIGKRSSDILQAAITE; translated from the coding sequence GTGTCGGCAAGCCTAGGGTCAATTAACGTCTCAACACATGATGTCGGGACACACATTGAAATCGAAATCGGCGCAGCCGTAGATGTCGAGATAATTGTATATGGTGGTTTAGATCCTTTAACAGATGAACTCGTTGAAAATGCGAAGAAGGCCTCTGAGAAACTCTTCAAGGAATACGGGATAGATGCCATAGTTATTCCTAGAACAGTTTACTGGGACATATTTACACAATACATACCAGCATCTGATACACTGCCTCTGCTCGTAATTAACGGTAGAGAAGTTGCAAGGGGCAGAAGCCTAGCCGTAGAGGAGATAGTCGATATAGCGCTGGAAATGCTCGGTATTAAGGAGCGCGAAAAAGCACTACCTTTTATTGGAAAGAGAAGCAGCGACATTCTCCAAGCAGCAATTACTGAATAG
- a CDS encoding metallophosphoesterase family protein codes for MSLLVMSTSDVHSPRYLMHYMSALSKHRADCEKVELVLWAGDMVEKGNVAALKPVIEVTKKFCGKARIIAVFGNEEYMDREREFITRYPEIVWLNDNHYVYVSSGGEEIAIYGTRGSLDRPTRWQRRHIPGIEKVYRERAIRLKEEVLRLKKEYEKVVVLMHYAPTYLTLEGEDKSIWPEMGSIFMEKAIRESKPNIVIHGHAHNSKRLEVTIDNILIVNVAFPARKDVTILTI; via the coding sequence TTGAGCTTACTCGTGATGTCTACATCTGATGTTCACAGTCCGCGTTATCTAATGCACTATATGTCGGCGCTCTCAAAGCATCGCGCTGACTGCGAGAAAGTAGAGCTAGTCCTATGGGCTGGTGATATGGTTGAGAAAGGAAATGTTGCTGCACTGAAACCGGTTATTGAAGTTACAAAGAAGTTTTGCGGTAAAGCAAGGATAATCGCGGTTTTTGGCAACGAAGAATACATGGATAGAGAAAGAGAGTTCATCACTAGATACCCGGAAATTGTGTGGCTAAATGACAACCATTATGTGTATGTATCAAGCGGTGGCGAGGAGATAGCAATCTATGGTACAAGGGGTTCCCTGGATAGACCTACAAGGTGGCAACGGCGCCATATTCCAGGCATTGAGAAAGTTTATCGTGAACGTGCTATACGTCTAAAAGAAGAAGTTCTTCGTCTTAAAAAAGAGTATGAGAAGGTAGTAGTGCTAATGCATTATGCGCCAACATACCTGACACTTGAAGGAGAAGATAAGAGTATATGGCCGGAAATGGGCAGTATTTTTATGGAAAAAGCTATAAGAGAGTCAAAACCAAATATAGTGATACATGGTCATGCCCATAACTCTAAACGGCTAGAGGTAACAATAGACAATATACTCATAGTGAATGTTGCATTTCCTGCAAGAAAAGACGTGACGATCTTGACCATATAG
- a CDS encoding TatD family hydrolase translates to MGSRLIDMHAHLHEFSEEQLKSILSGLGEEAILVGVSDDLESSYRTIELARQYSMIIPCIGLHPWSIKNEKEAIDEAKRIVELALDKGIRCIGEVGLDTKFVGETIEKQRKVFAIFLEAAREHNLVLNLHTAGTWSEVFDLLVKYDIKYANFHWYTGPLALLGQIEQHGYTISINPAIKIQKKHREVVKKASISIMLTESDSPYEYRGMKLTPLMIIDVLKEIALIKNMDFVEVKNQVWNNFREKYHVLLTAKLSM, encoded by the coding sequence ATGGGTTCAAGGCTTATCGATATGCATGCTCATCTCCACGAGTTTAGTGAAGAGCAGCTTAAAAGTATACTCTCCGGCCTAGGAGAGGAAGCTATCTTAGTTGGTGTAAGTGATGACCTAGAGTCCTCCTATAGGACTATAGAACTAGCAAGACAATACTCCATGATCATTCCATGCATAGGTCTCCATCCATGGAGTATTAAGAACGAAAAGGAAGCCATAGATGAGGCAAAGAGAATCGTAGAACTAGCTCTTGATAAAGGCATACGTTGCATAGGCGAAGTTGGTCTTGACACTAAATTTGTTGGAGAAACTATAGAGAAGCAAAGAAAGGTCTTCGCTATATTTTTAGAGGCTGCGAGGGAGCACAACCTCGTACTAAACTTGCATACCGCAGGTACTTGGAGTGAAGTATTTGACTTGCTTGTCAAGTATGATATCAAGTATGCGAACTTTCACTGGTATACTGGCCCCCTCGCTTTATTGGGCCAAATAGAACAGCATGGGTATACCATTTCCATAAATCCTGCTATAAAGATACAAAAGAAGCATAGAGAAGTAGTCAAGAAGGCAAGCATTAGCATTATGCTAACAGAGTCAGACTCGCCATACGAGTACCGTGGAATGAAACTGACACCGCTTATGATCATCGACGTTCTCAAGGAAATCGCGTTAATTAAGAACATGGATTTTGTTGAGGTTAAAAACCAGGTATGGAACAACTTTAGAGAAAAATACCACGTGCTTCTAACGGCTAAACTAAGTATGTGA